A genomic window from Candidatus Obscuribacter sp. includes:
- the lnt gene encoding apolipoprotein N-acyltransferase, whose translation MPIAFALGAILGLCTPGFDQDYLAWVGLAPLLVLIRGCRSTMQAAWTGLVFGMGYYAIALSFFNGLIPLGWLKIPDILGYQLVFVSWLIECLHYSLLFALFAVMVHLVPARPGFLAHFRRPFYPYLLVVPILWVAINWILAPSPLFMGIPLCQLAYSQSRNLPLIQLASIGGAAAVDFVLILVNCVVANLFMEFTKLVKRLGQRTDQLNTKIGATFDLTACMLLLTLITSWGQYRIAHITEAVRPEKALKVSPQCPPVPVAIVQGNVSIEEERYKTISQQEYMQRYSELTSNLGASLIVLPEGVVTVDQIGGLENRLKEIETKEKKEIIYGSVVPNQEGYINAAKLLTPNNLKGTIYGKQKLIPFGESIPINLIYQKIPEELREKIPATKERFLEAPEAKLLTSGFGKVGVTISNEIVYPKLVASEVRKGASLLVCLANLGWFHNSSLGKQFLACATLRAVENKRFLVLSTSTGTSSVIDPVGMVVSRSYAHKRGILLDTVQFIYTKTPYNRMHWL comes from the coding sequence TTGCCGATTGCCTTCGCTCTCGGTGCTATTCTCGGGCTTTGCACACCAGGCTTTGACCAGGATTATTTAGCCTGGGTTGGACTTGCACCACTTCTGGTATTAATCAGAGGCTGCCGCAGCACAATGCAAGCAGCCTGGACCGGTCTTGTCTTTGGCATGGGCTATTACGCTATCGCCCTGAGCTTTTTTAACGGCTTGATACCACTTGGCTGGCTTAAAATTCCAGACATCCTGGGCTATCAGCTTGTCTTTGTTTCCTGGCTTATTGAGTGTTTGCACTATTCACTGCTCTTTGCTCTCTTTGCCGTTATGGTGCATCTGGTCCCAGCCAGACCTGGATTTTTAGCCCACTTCCGCCGTCCCTTTTACCCTTATTTATTGGTAGTGCCGATTTTGTGGGTAGCTATCAACTGGATTCTGGCGCCATCCCCACTGTTCATGGGCATTCCGCTATGCCAACTGGCTTACAGTCAGAGTCGCAACTTGCCTCTAATACAGTTAGCATCAATTGGTGGCGCGGCAGCCGTTGACTTTGTCCTTATCCTGGTCAACTGTGTTGTCGCCAATCTCTTTATGGAATTTACCAAACTGGTAAAGCGCCTCGGTCAACGCACCGACCAGCTCAATACTAAAATCGGCGCGACTTTTGACCTGACTGCCTGTATGTTGCTATTGACTCTAATAACCTCCTGGGGGCAGTATCGCATTGCCCACATCACCGAGGCAGTGAGACCCGAGAAGGCACTCAAAGTCTCGCCCCAGTGTCCGCCTGTGCCAGTAGCAATTGTCCAGGGTAATGTCTCTATCGAAGAAGAGCGCTACAAAACCATCTCTCAGCAAGAATACATGCAGCGCTACAGTGAGCTAACAAGCAATCTGGGAGCCAGTCTCATAGTACTGCCAGAAGGTGTGGTTACTGTCGATCAAATTGGTGGACTGGAAAACCGTCTCAAAGAGATAGAGACAAAAGAGAAAAAAGAAATCATATATGGTTCCGTGGTACCCAATCAAGAAGGCTATATCAACGCCGCTAAGCTGCTTACGCCCAATAATCTCAAAGGCACAATCTACGGCAAACAAAAGCTCATTCCCTTTGGTGAGTCCATACCAATCAATTTGATCTATCAAAAAATACCGGAAGAACTGAGAGAAAAAATCCCCGCCACTAAAGAGCGCTTTTTGGAAGCACCAGAGGCAAAGCTATTGACCAGCGGCTTTGGCAAAGTTGGAGTGACTATAAGTAATGAGATAGTCTATCCCAAACTAGTCGCCAGCGAAGTACGTAAAGGTGCATCACTACTCGTTTGTCTCGCTAATCTGGGATGGTTTCATAACTCCAGCCTGGGCAAACAATTTTTAGCTTGCGCCACACTACGTGCTGTCGAAAACAAAAGATTTTTGGTCCTCTCCACAAGCACAGGCACTTCCTCGGTGATAGACCCTGTAGGCATGGTGGTCTCGCGCTCTTATGCCCACAAACGTGGAATCTTACTGGACACGGTACAATTTATCTACACAAAAACCCCTTACAACAGAATGCACTGGCTATGA
- a CDS encoding NifU family protein, with amino-acid sequence MTEKVETGLNQKVEAVLEKIRPMLMMDGGNIELVEVKDGEVFVRLMGACGMCPSSTMTLKMGVERSLKEELPEIKRVISV; translated from the coding sequence ATGACTGAGAAAGTTGAAACCGGGCTTAACCAGAAAGTTGAAGCCGTACTCGAAAAGATTCGTCCCATGCTCATGATGGACGGTGGCAATATCGAGCTAGTCGAAGTCAAAGACGGCGAAGTATTTGTGCGTCTGATGGGTGCTTGCGGCATGTGCCCCAGCTCGACAATGACCCTCAAGATGGGCGTTGAGAGATCACTCAAAGAAGAATTGCCTGAAATCAAACGCGTTATCTCTGTATAA
- a CDS encoding enoyl-CoA hydratase/isomerase family protein gives MPDLKVAGLTLSPLTAAVTLLTIDRLEQRNALSLVMWQAIPSILTSQLEQGTKVLVITGSHNLFCAGADFNDLRQICGAESKARELWTAIATALNALADSKLVTIAAIDGPCLGGGCLLAVACDLRYASARSKFSVPVAKLGIQLDDANIDRLQSLIGTARTKEMLFTAGTIDSAEASRIGLINAVVSAASSEKMSGQSTVVDHCKEIALAIVHNSLAAVTSTKESIKRLNYGMPYGEAELKEVIASYTSEDFASRLQKYAI, from the coding sequence ATGCCAGACCTTAAAGTGGCAGGACTGACGCTGAGCCCACTTACCGCCGCGGTAACTTTGCTCACCATAGATAGATTGGAGCAGCGCAATGCACTGTCGCTCGTTATGTGGCAGGCTATCCCCAGCATCCTAACTAGTCAATTGGAGCAAGGCACAAAAGTGCTGGTCATTACTGGCAGTCACAATTTGTTTTGTGCGGGAGCAGACTTTAACGACCTGCGTCAAATCTGTGGCGCTGAGTCTAAAGCCCGAGAGCTCTGGACAGCCATTGCCACTGCTTTAAATGCCCTGGCTGACAGCAAGCTCGTCACCATAGCTGCAATTGATGGACCCTGCCTGGGTGGCGGCTGTTTGCTTGCTGTTGCCTGTGACCTGAGATATGCCAGTGCCAGATCAAAATTTAGCGTACCTGTAGCCAAGCTCGGTATCCAGCTCGATGACGCCAATATAGATCGTCTACAGAGCCTGATTGGCACAGCCCGGACAAAAGAAATGCTCTTTACGGCAGGCACCATAGATAGTGCCGAGGCCAGTCGCATCGGACTAATCAATGCTGTAGTCTCTGCTGCTAGCTCCGAAAAAATGAGTGGACAAAGCACCGTGGTGGATCACTGCAAAGAGATAGCGCTAGCTATCGTGCACAACAGTCTAGCAGCGGTAACATCTACCAAAGAGAGCATAAAACGGCTAAATTATGGCATGCCCTACGGCGAGGCAGAGCTAAAAGAAGTAATAGCAAGTTATACCAGTGAGGATTTTGCCAGCCGCCTGCAAAAATATGCCATATGA
- the ruvC gene encoding crossover junction endodeoxyribonuclease RuvC: MRILGIDPGTATVGFGIVDYTPPNVFVYVGSGVISTPKTLDAGARLKMIREDMLSIFDEYAPDQTAVEALFFFKNAKTVMPVAQARGVILEALSCRDHKPGEYTPMQVKLQISGYGKAEKQDVQWAVAKLLGLAEIVKPDDASDALAIAVCHARMSMFATPVERLVPSLKANKPIKRLVIK, translated from the coding sequence ATGCGCATTCTCGGTATCGACCCCGGTACGGCTACCGTTGGATTTGGCATTGTTGATTACACGCCACCAAATGTATTTGTATATGTAGGGTCTGGTGTCATATCCACCCCCAAGACTCTGGATGCCGGTGCTCGCCTCAAGATGATCCGTGAGGATATGCTCTCTATCTTTGATGAGTATGCTCCGGATCAAACTGCTGTAGAAGCACTCTTTTTCTTTAAAAATGCCAAAACAGTTATGCCTGTAGCGCAGGCCCGCGGTGTCATACTCGAAGCACTGAGCTGTCGCGATCACAAACCTGGCGAATACACCCCAATGCAAGTCAAGTTGCAAATCTCAGGCTATGGCAAAGCCGAAAAACAAGATGTGCAGTGGGCGGTAGCTAAGCTTTTGGGACTGGCTGAGATTGTCAAACCTGACGATGCCTCTGACGCTCTGGCTATTGCTGTCTGTCATGCGCGTATGAGTATGTTTGCTACACCAGTCGAGCGTCTTGTGCCATCTCTCAAGGCTAATAAGCCAATCAAGCGACTTGTAATTAAGTAG
- a CDS encoding phosphoglycerate kinase encodes MATSKQTISDHGAKNFAGKRVLVRVDFNVPQEEDGSVTDDSRIRAALPTIDFLTKAGAKVVLVSHLGRPKGKPSAKYSLRPIAEHLKGLLAKMGHNVVHFAEDCIGPKATEVVEKMHDGEVTLLENVRFHEEEEKNEANFAKELSKLGDIYVNDAFGTAHRAHASTEGVTNHIKPALAGFLVAKEIEMLSQALDDATCVHPFATIIGGAKVSSKIGVLENLLAKVDVLIIGGAMAFSFLKAQGMNVGKSLVEDDKLDYCLELVKKAKEKGVRLVLPKDVVVAAEIKEGVKTEVVTVDKIPADMMGLDVGPETIKEINESLKNAKTILWNGPLGVFEKTGFEKGTYALIDTLVELTAKGAKTIVGGGDSVSALKQKGVEDSKLTHVGTGGGASLEFLEGLPLPGIACLDEKSKVTV; translated from the coding sequence ATGGCTACAAGCAAACAAACAATTAGCGACCATGGTGCTAAAAACTTTGCCGGCAAGCGTGTGCTGGTGCGTGTCGACTTCAACGTCCCACAAGAAGAGGACGGCTCTGTTACTGACGATTCGCGCATCAGAGCAGCACTTCCCACCATTGATTTCCTCACCAAAGCTGGAGCCAAAGTCGTTTTGGTGTCCCACCTGGGCAGACCAAAAGGCAAGCCATCAGCCAAATACAGCCTGAGACCCATTGCTGAGCACCTCAAGGGTTTGCTTGCCAAAATGGGTCACAACGTTGTCCATTTTGCCGAGGACTGCATCGGACCAAAAGCTACCGAAGTAGTCGAAAAGATGCATGACGGCGAGGTAACGCTACTCGAAAACGTCAGATTTCACGAAGAAGAAGAAAAGAACGAAGCTAACTTTGCTAAAGAACTGAGCAAGCTCGGTGATATCTATGTCAATGATGCCTTTGGCACTGCCCACCGTGCCCATGCCTCCACCGAAGGCGTGACCAACCATATCAAGCCAGCTCTGGCAGGATTTTTGGTAGCAAAAGAAATCGAAATGCTCTCACAAGCTCTCGATGATGCCACTTGCGTCCATCCTTTTGCCACCATCATTGGTGGCGCTAAAGTTTCCAGCAAAATTGGCGTACTGGAAAACCTCCTGGCTAAAGTAGACGTACTGATTATCGGCGGAGCCATGGCATTTAGCTTTCTCAAGGCACAGGGCATGAATGTCGGCAAGTCGCTCGTTGAAGACGACAAACTCGATTACTGCCTGGAGCTTGTCAAAAAAGCCAAAGAAAAAGGTGTGCGTCTGGTATTACCTAAAGACGTTGTTGTCGCTGCCGAAATTAAAGAAGGCGTCAAAACAGAAGTAGTTACAGTAGATAAAATCCCTGCCGATATGATGGGACTGGATGTTGGTCCGGAAACAATTAAAGAAATAAATGAGTCACTTAAAAATGCTAAGACCATTCTCTGGAATGGACCGCTTGGTGTATTTGAAAAAACCGGCTTTGAAAAAGGTACTTACGCGCTAATAGACACCCTGGTCGAACTCACCGCCAAGGGAGCCAAGACCATAGTGGGTGGTGGTGACTCAGTATCTGCTCTCAAGCAAAAAGGCGTAGAAGATTCTAAACTTACACACGTCGGCACTGGCGGCGGAGCATCTCTGGAATTTTTGGAAGGACTGCCATTACCTGGCATAGCCTGCCTGGACGAAAAGAGCAAGGTAACCGTCTAA
- the gap gene encoding type I glyceraldehyde-3-phosphate dehydrogenase — translation MARVAINGFGRIGRNVFRAYIEAAPKEWEIVAINDPFQNLEQSAHLLQFDSVLGEFKHNISVDGEFLVVDGKKVKFTAEKDPANCPWAKLEIDMVLECSGAFTDAEKAKAHITAGAKKVLISAPAKNEDITIVLGVNDKNYDAEKHNIISNASCTTNCLAPVAKALDDAFGIEHGLMTTIHSYTLDQKLLDGAHSDLRRARAAALSMIPSTTGAAKAIGLVMPHLKGKLNGFAMRVPTPNVSVVDLVVTLKKDVTAESVNKAIKDAAESGLKGYLQYSEKPLVSIDFCGNKVSSIVDADLTMIVGERMVKVLAWYDNEWGYSNRLVELATLVAKKLPVAAK, via the coding sequence ATGGCAAGAGTAGCAATTAATGGTTTTGGTCGTATCGGCCGCAATGTGTTTCGCGCTTATATCGAAGCAGCCCCTAAAGAATGGGAAATCGTAGCAATCAACGATCCCTTCCAAAATTTAGAGCAATCAGCTCACCTTCTTCAATTCGACTCAGTACTGGGCGAATTCAAGCACAATATCTCTGTTGATGGCGAGTTTCTCGTAGTCGACGGCAAAAAAGTCAAATTTACCGCTGAAAAAGATCCAGCAAACTGCCCTTGGGCTAAGCTCGAAATCGACATGGTGCTTGAGTGCTCCGGTGCTTTTACCGATGCCGAAAAAGCCAAAGCTCACATCACAGCTGGCGCCAAGAAAGTACTTATCTCAGCTCCTGCTAAAAACGAAGACATCACCATCGTGCTCGGTGTCAACGACAAAAACTATGATGCTGAAAAGCACAACATCATCTCCAATGCTAGCTGCACCACCAACTGCCTCGCTCCAGTAGCCAAAGCGCTTGACGATGCATTCGGTATCGAGCATGGTTTGATGACCACCATCCACAGCTACACCCTCGATCAAAAACTGCTCGACGGCGCTCACTCAGACTTGAGAAGAGCAAGAGCTGCTGCTCTTTCCATGATTCCTTCAACCACCGGCGCTGCTAAAGCAATCGGTCTGGTTATGCCCCACCTCAAAGGCAAACTCAATGGCTTCGCCATGCGCGTGCCCACCCCTAACGTGAGCGTAGTCGACCTGGTCGTCACCCTCAAAAAGGATGTCACCGCTGAGTCTGTCAACAAAGCAATCAAAGACGCTGCCGAATCCGGTCTCAAAGGTTACCTCCAGTACAGCGAGAAGCCACTTGTTTCCATCGACTTCTGCGGCAACAAAGTATCCTCCATCGTTGACGCTGACCTGACCATGATTGTCGGTGAGCGCATGGTCAAAGTATTGGCCTGGTACGACAACGAGTGGGGCTACAGCAACCGCCTGGTAGAGCTCGCTACTCTCGTAGCAAAAAAGCTCCCAGTAGCTGCTAAGTAA
- a CDS encoding DUF192 domain-containing protein — MSNKNKLALSTLVALVIAPLSGLAALAKMPEVKLGNEVVKLEVASTDKEVQRGLMYRTNLPETQGMVFLFNPPRPVAFWMYHCFITLDMLFIKDGKIAKISHNVPPCKSKISSECPTYPADGQIEVDQVIEVAGGYCERHGVKEGDSVSVDFAK; from the coding sequence ATGAGTAATAAAAACAAACTGGCGCTCTCTACCCTCGTTGCCCTTGTAATCGCTCCGTTGAGCGGTCTGGCAGCTCTAGCCAAGATGCCCGAAGTCAAATTGGGCAACGAAGTAGTCAAACTAGAAGTGGCATCCACCGACAAAGAAGTGCAGCGCGGTTTGATGTACCGCACCAATTTGCCCGAGACTCAGGGGATGGTTTTTTTGTTTAATCCGCCAAGACCAGTGGCGTTTTGGATGTATCACTGCTTTATCACTCTTGATATGCTTTTTATCAAAGATGGCAAAATAGCCAAAATCAGCCACAATGTGCCGCCTTGCAAGTCAAAAATATCCAGCGAGTGCCCCACTTATCCTGCTGACGGTCAAATAGAAGTCGATCAAGTAATCGAAGTGGCTGGCGGCTACTGCGAGAGACACGGCGTCAAAGAAGGCGACTCCGTCTCTGTAGATTTTGCTAAATAA
- a CDS encoding YaeQ family protein, with protein MKYSFNITANDGKNDYTEKLVIGAFSNESGDGIALKLVAFLMFIKQHPNIGEDPGWQVVPDLLARNDSGDITLWIDCGSVSAKKADTIATKVRDSIDFYVFRKTERDMEQFYNQIKDKVKHLQNVKCVSFDDGFIDGLGAALDRTNNLSAYITDEMVTITVDNTFGKHEGYSAIYKIAGG; from the coding sequence ATGAAATACTCATTTAATATCACAGCCAATGACGGCAAAAATGACTACACCGAAAAGCTCGTCATAGGCGCATTTAGCAACGAATCAGGCGACGGTATCGCCCTTAAACTTGTGGCTTTTTTGATGTTTATCAAACAGCATCCCAACATAGGCGAAGACCCGGGCTGGCAGGTAGTGCCGGATTTACTGGCGCGCAATGACTCTGGTGATATCACACTCTGGATTGATTGCGGCAGTGTCTCGGCTAAGAAGGCCGATACCATTGCCACAAAAGTGCGCGACAGCATTGATTTTTACGTCTTTCGTAAGACAGAGCGCGACATGGAGCAGTTTTACAATCAAATAAAAGACAAAGTCAAACATCTCCAAAACGTCAAATGTGTCAGCTTTGATGATGGCTTTATCGATGGTCTGGGAGCGGCTCTCGACCGCACCAATAATCTCTCGGCTTATATCACTGATGAGATGGTAACCATCACTGTCGACAATACTTTTGGCAAGCACGAGGGCTACTCAGCGATTTACAAGATTGCTGGGGGATAA